A region from the Musa acuminata AAA Group cultivar baxijiao chromosome BXJ1-10, Cavendish_Baxijiao_AAA, whole genome shotgun sequence genome encodes:
- the LOC104000562 gene encoding pentatricopeptide repeat-containing protein At3g47530, translating into MALARMLRPNATLRSLPHIAPVLIPRLLHCHRSNTSSPDNLLEHDSPSPPSGDCIPLIRSCSTKAHLLQIHARLLRSDLVHDPTISTAFLSRAALAPLRDLGYSRLVFERIPRPSVFHCNALLRGYAESGSPAEALRFYNRMRRHLGVRGNPFSASFLLKSCTSICFLSGGKQVHGRVLRDGHHCDSVLLTSLMGLYASCGDCEGAHRVFDEMPFRDTVTWNVLISCYSQNRRSKDALHLFDVMQRPDHGCKPDNVTCLLLLQACAQLSALDFGERVHEYAARVGYDRALNLRNSLIAMYSKCGSLDKAYAVFSDTSQKNVVSWSAMISGLAMNGYGTEAIEAFGVMLNAGVTPDEHTFTGVLSACSHSGLVDQGLRFFDMMRDKYGIAANARHFGCMVDLLGRAGLLDQAYELIAKEKAVELDSTTWRTLLGACRIHGHAQLGEHVIGHLIELKAQQAGDYVLLLNTYASAGNWEKVAEVRKLMKDKGIQTSPGCSTTEINGVVHEFTVDDDSHPRKAEIYRMLDEINSQLKIAGYVPNVSSELHRMDKEEKENALSCHSEKLAIAFGILATPPGRTIRIAKNLRTCIDCHSFAKILSAVYDRLVIIRDRSRFHHFKGGRCSCDDYW; encoded by the coding sequence ATGGCTTTGGCTCGTATGTTACGACCCAATGCCACTCTCCGTTCTCTCCCCCACATCGCCCCTGTTCTTATACCCCGTCTCCTCCATTGCCATCGCTCGAACACCTCGTCGCCCGACAACCTGCTCGAGCACGACTCCCCGTCGCCGCCCTCCGGGGATTGCATTCCTCTGATAAGATCCTGCTCCACCAAAGCCCACCTCCTCCAAATCCACGCCCGTCTCCTCCGCTCCGACCTCGTCCACGACCCCACCATCTCCACAGCCTTCTTGTCCCGCGCCGCGCTCGCCCCCCTGCGCGACCTGGGCTACTCGCGCCTCGTCTTCGAGCGGATCCCGCGCCCCTCTGTGTTCCACTGCAACGCGCTCCTGCGCGGATACGCCGAGAGCGGCTCCCCCGCCGAGGCCTTGCGCTTCTACAACCGCATGCGGCGACACCTCGGCGTCCGTGGCAACCCTTTCTCCGCTTCCTTTCTTCTCAAGTCGTGCACCAGCATCTGCTTCTTGTCCGGTGGCAAGCAGGTGCACGGTAGGGTCCTCCGCGATGGGCATCATTGCGACTCCGTTCTGCTGACTTCTCTGATGGGACTGTATGCTTCTTGCGGGGATTGCGAGGGTGCTCACCGCGTTTTCGATGAAATGCCTTTTAGAGACACCGTCACGTGGAACGTCTTAATTTCTTGCTACTCTCAGAACCGTCGGAGCAAAGATGCGCTGCACCTGTTTGACGTGATGCAGCGACCGGATCACGGATGCAAGCCGGATAATGTCACCTGCCTGCTTCTGCTTCAGGCGTGCGCGCAACTGAGTGCGCTTGATTTCGGCGAGCGCGTCCACGAGTACGCCGCGCGAGTAGGTTATGACCGTGCTTTGAACCTACGGAATTCACTCATAGCGATGTACTCAAAGTGCGGAAGCTTGGACAAAGCTTACGCAGTGTTTTCTGATACTTCTCAGAAGAATGTTGTCAGCTGGAGCGCCATGATTTCGGGGTTGGCCATGAACGGGTATGGGACGGAAGCTATTGAAGCTTTTGGTGTCATGCTGAATGCTGGTGTTACTCCCGACGAGCACACCTTTACCGGCGTGCTGTCGGCTTGTAGCCATAGTGGATTGGTTGATCAGGGATTAAGGTTCTTCGATATGATGAGAGACAAGTATGGAATTGCCGCCAATGCGCGTCATTTTGGGTGCATGGTCGACCTTTTGGGCCGTGCCGGTTTGCTCGATCAGGCCTATGAGCTTATAGCGAAAGAGAAGGCTGTTGAGCTAGATTCCACTACTTGGAGGACTCTTCTTGGAGCCTGTAGGATCCATGGCCATGCTCAGCTCGGAGAACATGTAATTGGGCACCTGATCGAGTTAAAAGCACAGCAAGCTGGAGATTATGTCCTGTTGCTGAATACTTATGCATCTGCAGGCAACTGGGAGAAGGTGGCAGAAGTAAGGAAGTTGATGAAGGATAAGGGAATCCAGACAAGCCCTGGCTGCAGCACAACAGAGATAAATGGAGTAGTTCATGAGTTCACCGTCGACGATGATTCACATCCACGAAAAGCAGAGATTTACCGGATGCTTGATGAGATAAATAGCCAGTTGAAGATTGCTGGTTATGTTCCAAACGTGTCATCTGAACTGCACAGAATGGacaaggaggagaaagagaacgCACTCTCTTGTCACAGTGAGAAGTTGGCTATTGCATTTGGTATTCTTGCAACCCCACCAGGAAGAACGATCAGGATTGCAAAGAACCTCCGAACTTGCATCGATTGCCAcagtttcgcaaaaattttgtctGCGGTATATGACAGGCTGGTGATCATTAGGGATCGCAGTCGATTCCACCATTTCAAAGGAGGTCGATGTTCATGTGATGATTATTGGTAG
- the LOC104000561 gene encoding protein FEZ-like, which yields MDERSDMEKGDDIMLPGFRFHPTDEELVGFYLNRKIQQKPPSIELIRQLDIYKYDPWDLPELATTTGEKEWYFYCPRDRKYKNSARPNRVTGAGFWKATGTDRPIYSSEGNKCIGLKKSLVFYRGRAAKGIKTEWMMHEFRLPSLAHKNISINDSWTICRIFKKPNTVAHRAAPPPSWVSPVPDPNGAADLFSILRTAHSTQLSSEMPRHPLESSCYKPELPNAQVAPTSFMFSPEHMQIPSKSAMDVASMLLNASPSIVGDVEESLTSIDFGQQPMRSTASLANGEEGKICSLENSQWGFSLLPTISWEPNLAWESPPYLCEISPN from the exons ATGGATGAGAGAAGTGATATGGAGAAGGGAGATGACATTATGCTGCCAGGGTTTAGGTTTCACCCCACAGATGAAGAGTTAGTAGGCTTCTACTTGAACAGGAAGATCCAGCAGAAACCTCCATCTATTGAACTTATCAGGCAGCTCGACATCTACAAATATGATCCATGGGATCTTCCAG AGCTGGCGACGACAACAGGAGAAAAGGAATGGTACTTCTACTGCCCGAGGGATCGAAAGTACAAGAACAGTGCAAGGCCAAACAGAGTCACAGGAGCTGGATTCTGGAAGGCCACAGGCACGGACAGGCCAATCTACTCTTCTGAAGGAAATAAGTGCATAGGTCTCAAGAAATCGCTCGTTTTCTACAGAGGCAGAGCTGCCAAAGGGATCAAAACAGAATGGATGATGCATGAGTTCAGACTACCTTCCCTTGCTCACAAAAATATTTCGATCAAC GATTCATGGACAATATGTAGGATATTCAAGAAGCCTAACACCGTGGCACATAGAGCAGCACCGCCTCCTTCCTGGGTGTCCCCGGTGCCCGATCCCAATGGAGCAGCAGACCTGTTCTCCATCTTAAGGACTGCACATAGCACCCAGCTGAGCTCAGAGATGCCCCGTCATCCACTTGAATCCTCCTGCTACAAGCCGGAGCTTCCCAATGCACAAGTTGCACCCACCAGCTTCATGTTCTCCCCAGAACACATGCAAATACCATCCAAGTCCGCCATGGACGTCGCCTCGATGCTTCTCAATGCATCACCATCGATTGTGGGTGACGTTGAGGAATCCTTGACGAGCATAGACTTCGGACAACAGCCCATGAGAAGCACAGCAAGTCTGGCAAACGGAGAAGAAGGTAAAATATGCAGTCTTGAGAACAGTCAGTGGGGCTTCAGCCTGCTGCCAACCATTTCCTGGGAGCCCAACTTGGCATGGGAGTCTCCTCCTTACCTCTGTGAGATCTCACCAAACTAA
- the LOC135595410 gene encoding probable CDP-diacylglycerol--inositol 3-phosphatidyltransferase 2, translating into MAQPSNQKTVSVYFYIPNIIGYIRVIMNCVAFALCYYQKTLFTILYFVSFCCDALDGWLARKFNQVSTFGAVLDMVTDRVSTACLLAVLSQLYRPGLIFLALLGLDIASHWLQMYSSFLSGKTSHKDVKDSTNWLFKLYYGNRMFMAFCCVGSEVLYIILYVLADEKYESLFEVYAYALGQKSLLSLLFLLASIGCAIKQVVNVIQMKSAADACVYHDMKRST; encoded by the exons ATGGCACAGCCATCAAATCAAAAGACAGTATCGGTGTATTTTTATATTCCCAATATTATAG GATATATAAGAGTCATCATGAATTGTGTGGCATTTGCTCTTTGTTATTATCAGAAGACTCTCTTTACCATTCTCTACTTTGTTAG CTTTTGCTGTGACGCATTGGATGGTTGGCTTGCTCGGAAGTTCAATCAAG TGTCAACTTTTGGAGCTGTTTTGGATATGGTAACTGACAG GGTTAGCACTGCATGTCTACTGGCTGTTCTCTCACAATTGTATAG GCCAGGCTTGATTTTCCTGGCATTGCTTGGGTTGGACATTGCAAGTCATTGGCTGCAAATGTACAG TTCATTCTTATCTGGCAAAACTAGCCACAAGGATGTAAAGGACTCAACTAATTGGCTTTTCAAATTATACTATGGGAACCGCATGTTCATGGCCTTCTGCTGTGTTGGATCTGAG GTTCTTTACATTATCCTCTATGTTCTTGCTGATGAGAAATATGAAAGCTTGTTTGAG GTTTATGCATATGCTTTGGGACAAAAGTCACTTCTTTCTTTACTGTTCCTTTTAGCTTCCATTGGATGTGCAATTAAGCAAGTGGTGAACGTCATCCAG ATGAAGTCTGCCGCAGATGCTTGTGTGTATCATGATATGAAAAGAAGCACCTGA